One Paraburkholderia sp. PREW-6R genomic region harbors:
- a CDS encoding LysR family transcriptional regulator, translating into MDRLAAIEIYIRVVDTGSFSAAARHFDVGQPAVSRAVAQLEEWLGVKLLMRSTRSLTPTEAGQSFYARAKRAVEEADEAVLAARGTAAGLTGKLRVSAAVCFARLHIVPRLPEFLEKNPELDLELVLDDRNIDLVEEGIDLALRMGDLADSNMTARRIGEARRRVLGTPAYFARHGQPVTPSELLAHRAVIYSRDLGGGDRWTFSKDTIEQSVKLGARVSISATEGLRAAVFSHIGLAVASEWAFSPELRSGEVVSVMDDWMLPTVALSALYPTGRMASSKARQFAAFVEECLAPEFAPELLGGDPRKRAA; encoded by the coding sequence ATGGACCGTCTGGCCGCGATTGAAATCTACATTCGCGTTGTCGATACAGGCTCGTTCTCGGCGGCGGCGCGTCACTTCGATGTCGGACAGCCGGCGGTCTCCAGAGCGGTCGCCCAGCTGGAAGAATGGCTGGGCGTCAAACTTCTGATGCGCTCCACGCGCTCGCTGACACCGACAGAAGCCGGGCAAAGCTTTTACGCGCGGGCAAAACGTGCGGTCGAAGAGGCAGACGAAGCCGTGCTGGCGGCACGGGGCACCGCCGCGGGTCTGACGGGCAAACTTCGAGTCTCAGCGGCCGTATGTTTTGCCCGCCTCCACATCGTGCCGCGGTTACCTGAATTCCTCGAAAAAAATCCCGAGCTCGACCTGGAACTTGTCCTCGATGACCGAAATATCGATCTGGTAGAAGAGGGAATCGATCTCGCGCTGCGCATGGGAGATCTCGCGGACTCGAACATGACGGCACGCCGCATTGGCGAGGCGCGCCGGCGGGTGCTCGGCACCCCGGCTTACTTCGCCCGTCACGGGCAACCCGTTACACCGTCCGAGCTTCTTGCGCATCGCGCCGTCATCTATTCGCGTGACCTGGGCGGCGGCGATCGCTGGACGTTCAGCAAGGACACGATTGAACAATCCGTGAAGCTCGGCGCCCGCGTGTCGATCTCGGCGACAGAGGGACTGCGGGCTGCCGTGTTCTCGCATATCGGCCTCGCCGTTGCTTCCGAATGGGCATTCTCTCCGGAGCTTCGCTCTGGCGAGGTCGTATCGGTCATGGACGACTGGATGCTTCCAACGGTGGCGCTGTCTGCCCTGTATCCGACGGGCCGCATGGCGAGCAGCAAGGCAAGGCAGTTTGCCGCTTTTGTCGAGGAATGTCTGGCGCCGGAATTTGCACCCGAACTGCTCGGGGGCGACCCTCGCAAACGGGCTGCCTGA
- a CDS encoding LysR family transcriptional regulator: protein MKDIFALKLYARVARLGSFSAAAREFGLSQSQVSRIIAELEGDLGARLLTRTTRAVMLTEAGTEFLSRLDPILIALEEAEQSVREGSELRGTLRMSMPSSVAIREVIPRLAPFLQRHPDLRLQVLLGDRPQDLVRDAVDVAIRLGRLVDSSATATLITQISRVIVASPDYIERNGSPVTPEELTRHRIVGGPASVVPTAWKFVRADEKKVLDLDAHFSADENEGAVAAAVAGIGITSTSEWACRRELADGSLVRLLIEWKTADIPVHAYFPMGRATRAAGRAVVEHLAANVRRELAIHASRT from the coding sequence GTGAAGGATATTTTCGCCCTCAAGCTCTACGCCCGGGTGGCGCGGCTTGGCAGTTTCTCGGCCGCGGCGCGCGAGTTCGGGCTGTCGCAATCGCAGGTATCGCGGATCATCGCCGAGCTTGAGGGCGATCTGGGAGCCCGTCTGCTCACGCGTACGACCCGCGCGGTCATGCTGACGGAGGCGGGCACGGAATTCCTGTCGCGTCTGGACCCCATCCTTATCGCGCTCGAGGAAGCCGAGCAGAGCGTGCGCGAAGGAAGCGAACTGCGCGGCACGTTACGCATGAGCATGCCAAGCAGTGTGGCGATCCGCGAAGTCATACCGCGCCTTGCGCCTTTTCTCCAACGCCATCCGGACTTGCGACTGCAGGTGCTGCTGGGCGATCGGCCGCAGGATCTCGTCAGGGACGCCGTGGATGTCGCCATCCGCCTCGGGCGTCTGGTGGACTCGAGTGCAACAGCCACGTTAATCACGCAGATTTCGCGTGTCATCGTGGCGTCGCCGGACTATATCGAGCGGAACGGCTCGCCGGTCACGCCGGAAGAGCTGACACGGCACCGCATCGTCGGCGGGCCGGCGTCGGTGGTCCCGACGGCGTGGAAGTTTGTGCGGGCAGATGAGAAGAAGGTGCTCGACCTCGACGCGCATTTCTCAGCGGACGAAAACGAGGGCGCCGTAGCTGCAGCGGTGGCGGGGATCGGCATTACTTCGACGAGCGAATGGGCCTGCCGCCGCGAACTCGCCGACGGCTCGCTGGTCAGGCTGCTGATCGAGTGGAAGACCGCTGACATTCCGGTGCACGCGTACTTCCCGATGGGCCGGGCAACCCGCGCCGCGGGGCGCGCAGTGGTCGAGCACCTCGCCGCCAACGTCAGGCGCGAACTCGCCATCCATGCATCCCGTACATAA
- a CDS encoding zinc-dependent alcohol dehydrogenase family protein has protein sequence MARSIRIHEFGNPDVLQMEDVAAGEPGAGEVRLRIHAIGLNRTELTLRSGRAPVKPALPSGLGFEAAGVIEALGADVTGFAAGDRVALVPAYGAAQYPLYGEVSLAPARSLVAIPEHVSFVEAAATWAAYGTAWAGLIAIGRLVAGQTVLISAASSSVGLAAIQIANRVGARPLALTRSRAKSDALLRHDAAAVVVTGEQDVVEQVKRLTDGKGAELVFDPVGGPGFAELARATANGGTLVLYGALATDQTVIPPFDILARDLTVRGLALTARTRDDAQLAALKRFVSEGLADGTLRPTIDRTFPLDEIAAAHRFIEAGGQVGKIVVTV, from the coding sequence ATGGCACGCTCCATACGCATTCACGAGTTTGGCAATCCCGATGTGCTGCAGATGGAAGATGTCGCAGCGGGCGAACCGGGCGCAGGAGAAGTGCGCCTGCGCATTCATGCGATCGGCCTGAACCGCACGGAATTGACACTGCGTTCCGGCCGCGCGCCGGTTAAACCGGCTCTGCCGAGCGGTCTCGGCTTTGAAGCCGCCGGTGTTATCGAGGCGCTCGGCGCCGACGTGACCGGCTTCGCGGCAGGCGACCGGGTTGCGCTGGTACCCGCCTATGGCGCCGCGCAGTATCCGCTTTACGGCGAGGTATCGCTTGCGCCGGCACGTTCGCTGGTCGCCATTCCCGAACATGTCAGCTTTGTCGAAGCCGCCGCAACCTGGGCCGCATACGGGACCGCGTGGGCCGGATTGATCGCGATCGGTCGTCTCGTGGCCGGCCAAACGGTCCTGATTTCTGCCGCATCGAGTAGCGTCGGCCTTGCCGCGATCCAGATCGCCAACCGCGTGGGTGCGCGTCCGCTTGCCTTGACCCGCTCCCGCGCCAAATCTGATGCACTGTTGCGCCACGATGCCGCGGCTGTCGTCGTGACCGGTGAGCAGGACGTGGTCGAACAGGTCAAGCGCCTGACCGATGGCAAAGGTGCAGAGCTCGTGTTCGATCCCGTAGGCGGCCCCGGTTTCGCCGAGCTTGCACGGGCCACCGCGAACGGCGGCACGCTGGTGCTCTACGGCGCGCTCGCCACCGATCAGACCGTGATTCCGCCTTTCGACATCCTCGCCCGCGATCTGACCGTCCGCGGCCTCGCACTGACCGCCCGTACCCGCGACGATGCCCAACTGGCAGCGCTCAAGCGCTTCGTTAGCGAGGGGCTTGCCGATGGCACGCTGCGTCCAACGATTGACCGGACGTTTCCGCTGGACGAAATTGCCGCTGCCCACCGCTTTATCGAAGCGGGCGGACAGGTCGGCAAGATTGTCGTTACGGTTTGA